One Portunus trituberculatus isolate SZX2019 chromosome 7, ASM1759143v1, whole genome shotgun sequence genomic window carries:
- the LOC123498259 gene encoding larval cuticle protein A3A-like, translating into MYSKAAAAVVVVVVVMTAVLKAEPEAEPGNYQPVYPSHKHPYRFNYHVDSHYGGNFGQHEQGDGKNVYGGYHVDLPDGRRQTVRYTANGYGGYVAQVSYYGKAHHPKHYGNPQTFFKNHGHGHGGGYH; encoded by the exons gcagcggcggcggtggtggtggtggtggtggtgatgacggcgGTGTTGAAGGCAGAACCAGAAGCAGAACCAGGGAATTATCAGCCGGTGTATCCCTCC CACAAGCACCCGTACCGCTTCAACTACCACGTGGACAGTCACTACGGGGGCAACTTTGGTCAACACGAGCAAGGCGACGGGAAGAACGTGTATGGAGGGTACCACGTGGACCTCCCTGATGGACGCCGCCAGAcg GTGCGCTACACTGCTAATGGGTACGGAGGTTACGTGGCCCAGGTGAGCTACTATGGCAAGGCTCACCACCCCAAGCACTACGGCAACCCACAGACCTTCTTCAAGAAccacggacacggacacggCGGCGGCTACCACTAA
- the LOC123498250 gene encoding adult-specific cuticular protein ACP-22-like, with protein MMYQVVAVVMVVVAAVLTRADPEAEPGHYEPTYPSKKHPYHFNYHVDSHYGANFAQHEKGDGKSVYGSYTVNLPDGRRQRVDYTADHYGGYVAKVSYYGKAHHPKHYGNPQTFFKNHGHGHGHGGGGGYH; from the exons ATGATGTACCAa gtggtggcggtggtgatggtggtggtggcggcagtgctGACCCGCGCTGACCCGGAAGCTGAACCTGGCCACTACGAACCCACCTATCCATcg aagaAGCACCCTTACCACTTCAACTACCACGTGGACAGTCACTATGGCGCTAACTTCGCCCAACACGAGAAGGGAGACGGGAAATCTGTCTATGGTTCCTACACAGTCAACCTTCCCGATGGACGGAGGCAGAgg GTGGACTACACTGCGGACCATTACGGAGGTTACGTGGCCAAGGTGAGCTACTATGGCAAGGCTCACCACCCCAAGCACTACGGCAACCCACAGACCTTCTTCAAGAACCATggacacggacacggacacggcggcggcggcggctaccactaa
- the LOC123498226 gene encoding cuticle protein 7-like, which yields MIPALQALVVVGVTAVVTGAPTPDSPPLYGPPVRPPHPQPRPAQPYKEEPAKPYAFDYGVRDAHYGANFGHKETSDGNSITGSYQVALPDGRVQTVKYVADHVNGFSAQVSYEGEAAYPQVYKGSQGYNAKPHPNPASSYPDPNQPRVNQDLYSPPVYSL from the exons aTGATACCAGCTTTACAA GCGTTGGTCGTGGTGGGCGTGACTGCAGTGGTGACGGGGGCGCCCACCCCTGACTCACCCCCCCTCTATGGACCCCCAGTGCGCCCCCCACACCCACAACCCCGCCCAGCCCAACCTTATAAGGAA GAACCGGCCAAACCGTACGCCTTCGATTACGGTGTCCGGGATGCACATTATGGCGCCAACTTCGGACACAAGGAGACCAGTGACGGGAACTCCATAACCGGATCCTACCAGGTGGCGTTACCGGACGGCCGGGTACAGACGGTGAAGTATGTAGCGGACCACGTTAATGGATTCAGTGCTCAGGTGTCCTACGAGGGAGAAGCGGCCTACCCACAGGTGTATAAAGGTTCACAGGGTTATAATGCAAAACCGCATCCGAATCCGGCCTCGTCTTATCCGGATCCGAACCAGCCTCGTGTTAATCAAGATCTTTATTCTCCGCCTGTTTATTCGCtttag